In Halobaculum sp. XH14, a single genomic region encodes these proteins:
- a CDS encoding lycopene cyclase domain-containing protein produces the protein MAVARHGSGPTATLRAFASQVHPVFMLPPLAASLFGASLAGESLGGGFDVRVALVHAAAMFFAVYTAHVKDGYVDFYGRGEDDDHPMTERGCRLGLVGAGVGFLACLLWLLAAAGPLAALVTLPTWFVGFLHAPQLDTNPVTTTLGYPTGIALCVLGGYVAQTGLVAPEPLALACVFLVTLAGVKVVDDSQDYAYDTSIGKRTVAVALGRSRARTLAYGIIGAGLFSVVPLAVVGVVPPSAPAASLVYAAVVALAYPADAETATMLLIRGAYLFLAGLLVATFFRPLADVGLPNVTALGPYTYLATEVAFGTAALALLAREGRDALWRAARTIAVLYPVAYVWDWYTLEVGVFSIPMRTGVELLGIPLEEHVFMVVVPALVLGIHETLNGSSETS, from the coding sequence ATGGCAGTCGCCCGCCACGGGAGCGGGCCGACGGCGACCCTCCGAGCGTTCGCCTCCCAGGTCCACCCCGTGTTCATGCTCCCGCCGCTCGCGGCCTCGCTGTTCGGCGCGTCACTCGCGGGCGAGTCGCTCGGGGGCGGGTTCGACGTCCGGGTGGCGCTCGTCCACGCCGCCGCGATGTTCTTCGCCGTCTACACCGCCCACGTGAAGGACGGCTACGTCGACTTCTACGGCCGCGGCGAGGACGATGACCACCCGATGACCGAGCGGGGCTGTCGGCTCGGCCTCGTCGGCGCGGGGGTCGGCTTTCTGGCCTGCCTCCTCTGGCTCCTCGCCGCGGCCGGCCCGCTCGCGGCGCTCGTCACGCTCCCGACCTGGTTCGTCGGCTTCCTCCACGCGCCACAGCTCGACACGAACCCGGTGACGACGACGCTGGGCTACCCGACCGGCATCGCGCTGTGCGTCCTGGGCGGCTACGTCGCCCAGACCGGCCTCGTCGCCCCGGAGCCGCTGGCGCTCGCCTGCGTGTTCCTCGTCACGCTCGCCGGGGTGAAGGTGGTCGACGACTCGCAGGACTACGCCTACGACACCTCCATCGGGAAGCGCACGGTCGCCGTCGCGCTCGGCCGCTCGCGCGCCCGGACGCTCGCCTACGGCATCATCGGCGCGGGGCTGTTCTCGGTGGTCCCGCTCGCGGTCGTGGGCGTCGTCCCGCCGAGCGCCCCCGCCGCGAGCCTCGTCTACGCCGCCGTCGTCGCGCTCGCCTACCCCGCGGACGCCGAGACGGCGACGATGCTCCTGATCCGGGGCGCGTACCTGTTCCTCGCCGGCCTGCTGGTGGCGACGTTCTTCCGACCGCTCGCGGACGTCGGACTCCCGAACGTCACCGCCCTCGGCCCGTACACCTACCTCGCCACGGAGGTCGCGTTCGGGACCGCCGCGCTCGCGCTGCTGGCTCGGGAGGGGCGGGACGCGCTGTGGCGCGCCGCGAGGACGATCGCCGTGCTCTACCCCGTCGCGTACGTCTGGGACTGGTACACGCTGGAGGTCGGCGTGTTCTCGATCCCGATGCGGACGGGGGTCGAACTGCTCGGGATTCCCCTGGAGGAGCACGTCTTCATGGTCGTCGTGCCGGCGCTGGTGCTCGGGATTCACGAGACGTTAAACGGGAGTTCGGAGACCTCGTGA
- a CDS encoding translation initiation factor IF-5A: protein MPREQKQVRELQEGSYVMMDDSPCTINHYSTAKPGKHGSAKARVEGKGVFDEKKRSLSQPVDAKVWVPIIERKGGQVVSISGDDAQIMDLDTYETFTMRIPEGESFEPDQNIEYLEYEGQRKVVG from the coding sequence ATGCCGAGAGAGCAGAAGCAGGTCCGGGAACTCCAGGAAGGGAGCTACGTCATGATGGACGACTCCCCCTGTACGATCAACCACTACAGCACGGCGAAGCCGGGCAAGCACGGCAGCGCCAAGGCCCGCGTGGAGGGCAAGGGCGTCTTCGACGAGAAGAAGCGCAGCCTGAGCCAGCCCGTCGACGCGAAGGTCTGGGTCCCCATCATCGAGCGGAAGGGCGGCCAGGTCGTCTCCATCTCGGGCGACGACGCACAGATCATGGACCTGGACACCTACGAGACGTTCACGATGCGCATCCCGGAGGGCGAAAGCTTCGAGCCGGACCAGAACATCGAGTACCTCGAGTACGAGGGCCAGCGGAAGGTCGTCGGATAA
- a CDS encoding ABC transporter permease produces MARDPNDRRSTRPAVTDGGDRDGSGGAGASSDGARRGNRTFVHGFDAEASPEFRERDERSLGQLATGPEEPGGVGKRLAGLPARTVVSAVALLALAALFCYDAFVVHVYLVPAWEWDPTRSDWLFLASLWLLGTLASRLVPNRELAARYWHRLSEDTGATLALAALAAFFLVGVVGPPLVGSPSADPLLGGQPPVGLSVDTDGIASCAGQVTGDRCQGSLAHPLGTDGLGFDVLTLLVAGTRLALYVAVISAAIVVPLGAIVGATAGFYGGRIDAVLSRYVDVQQTIPAIVAYVVLVLVVEKSLFMLVLVFGLFSWGGVARVVRAETRQRRDEEYVRAAQALGGAPGYRLRRHVLPNVSHGIVTAFGQQVPLLLVTEAAIAYLQLNDVDQPSWGELIATGIQFGVTSQWWVATSGVVALAGTTLAFKLAADALRDALDPTG; encoded by the coding sequence GTGGCTCGGGACCCCAACGACCGGCGCTCGACTCGCCCCGCCGTGACCGACGGGGGCGACCGCGACGGGAGCGGCGGCGCGGGAGCGTCCTCGGACGGTGCCCGCAGGGGCAACAGGACGTTCGTCCACGGGTTCGACGCCGAGGCGTCCCCCGAGTTCCGCGAGCGGGACGAGCGCTCGCTCGGCCAGCTCGCCACGGGTCCCGAGGAGCCGGGGGGCGTGGGCAAGCGACTCGCCGGCCTCCCGGCACGCACCGTCGTCTCCGCGGTCGCGCTGCTCGCGCTTGCGGCGCTGTTCTGCTATGACGCGTTCGTCGTGCACGTCTACCTCGTGCCCGCCTGGGAGTGGGACCCGACGCGGTCGGACTGGCTGTTCCTCGCGTCGCTGTGGCTGCTGGGGACGCTCGCCAGCCGGCTCGTTCCGAACCGGGAGCTCGCGGCGCGGTACTGGCACCGGCTCTCCGAGGACACGGGCGCGACGCTCGCGCTCGCCGCGCTCGCCGCGTTCTTCCTCGTCGGCGTCGTCGGCCCGCCGCTGGTCGGCAGCCCGTCCGCGGACCCGCTTCTGGGCGGCCAGCCGCCGGTCGGGCTGAGCGTCGACACCGACGGCATCGCCTCGTGTGCCGGGCAGGTGACCGGGGACCGCTGTCAGGGCTCGCTCGCGCACCCGCTCGGCACCGACGGCCTGGGCTTCGACGTGCTGACGCTGCTCGTCGCGGGGACCCGCCTCGCGCTGTACGTGGCGGTGATCAGCGCGGCCATCGTCGTCCCGCTGGGGGCGATCGTCGGCGCGACGGCCGGCTTCTACGGCGGCCGGATCGACGCCGTCCTCAGCCGGTACGTCGACGTCCAGCAGACCATCCCCGCGATCGTCGCGTACGTCGTGCTGGTGCTCGTCGTCGAGAAGAGCCTCTTCATGCTCGTGCTCGTGTTCGGGCTGTTCTCGTGGGGCGGCGTCGCGCGCGTCGTCCGCGCCGAAACGAGACAGCGCCGCGACGAGGAGTACGTCCGGGCCGCACAGGCGCTCGGCGGCGCGCCGGGGTATCGGCTCCGGCGGCACGTGCTCCCGAACGTCTCCCACGGCATCGTGACGGCGTTCGGCCAGCAGGTCCCGCTGCTGCTCGTCACCGAGGCGGCCATCGCGTACCTGCAACTGAACGACGTCGACCAGCCCTCGTGGGGCGAACTCATCGCCACCGGCATCCAGTTCGGCGTCACCAGCCAGTGGTGGGTGGCGACGAGCGGCGTCGTCGCGCTCGCGGGGACGACGCTGGCGTTCAAACTCGCGGCCGACGCGCTCCGGGACGCGCTGGATCCGACCGGCTGA
- the ilvD gene encoding dihydroxy-acid dehydratase yields the protein MSNQQARDPAPAEGDDGERFAGDKSEDLPSHEVTAGPERAPHRAMFRAMGYDDRDLSSPMVGIPNPAADITPCNVHLDDVADAARKGVENAGGMPIEFGTVTISDAISMGTEGMKASLISREVIADSVELVSFGERMDALVTVAGCDKNLPGMMMAAIRTDLPSVFLYGGSIMPGEHDGRDITVQNVFEGVGTYAEGEMSADELDEMERHACPGAGSCGGMFTANTMASISEALGLAPLGAASPPAESDERLDVARRAGELALECVEQDRRPSDVVSRKSFENAIAVQVAMGGSTNAVLHLLALAAEADVDLSIEEFDEISRRTPKIANLQPGGTRVMLDLHEVGGVPVVMRRLLAGGYLHGNAMTVTGRTVAEELAHLEERGALPEDDAIEADFLYTTDEPYSEEGAIKVLTGNLAPDGAVLKVTGDDAFHHEGPARVFEDEESAMAYVQSGDIESGDVLVIRNEGPRGGPGMREMLGVTAAVVGAGHEDDVALLTDGRFSGATRGPMVGHVAPEAADGGPIGLVEDGDTVTVDIPSRELSVDLDDDELERRADDWEPREPAYVGGVLAKYARDFGSAANGAVTNPKAKRE from the coding sequence ATGAGCAACCAGCAGGCCCGGGACCCCGCTCCCGCCGAAGGCGACGACGGGGAGCGGTTCGCGGGCGACAAATCCGAGGACCTCCCGAGCCACGAGGTCACCGCCGGCCCGGAGCGCGCCCCCCACCGCGCGATGTTCCGCGCGATGGGCTATGACGACCGCGACCTCTCCTCGCCGATGGTCGGTATCCCGAACCCCGCCGCGGACATCACGCCCTGCAACGTCCACCTCGACGACGTCGCCGACGCCGCGCGCAAGGGCGTCGAGAACGCCGGCGGGATGCCCATCGAGTTCGGCACCGTCACCATCTCGGACGCCATCTCGATGGGGACCGAGGGGATGAAAGCCAGCCTCATCAGCCGCGAGGTCATCGCCGACTCCGTCGAACTCGTCTCCTTCGGCGAGCGCATGGACGCGCTCGTGACGGTCGCCGGCTGTGACAAGAACCTCCCCGGGATGATGATGGCCGCCATCCGGACCGACCTGCCCTCCGTCTTCCTCTACGGCGGGTCGATCATGCCCGGCGAGCACGACGGGCGTGACATCACGGTCCAGAACGTCTTCGAGGGCGTCGGCACGTACGCCGAGGGCGAGATGTCCGCCGACGAACTCGACGAGATGGAGCGACACGCCTGCCCCGGCGCCGGCTCCTGTGGCGGGATGTTCACCGCGAACACGATGGCGTCGATCTCCGAGGCGCTGGGGCTCGCGCCACTGGGCGCCGCCTCCCCGCCGGCCGAGTCCGACGAACGGCTCGACGTGGCCCGCCGGGCGGGCGAACTCGCCCTGGAGTGTGTCGAGCAGGACCGCCGGCCCTCCGACGTCGTCAGCAGGAAGTCGTTCGAGAACGCCATCGCCGTCCAGGTGGCGATGGGCGGCTCGACGAACGCGGTGCTTCACCTGCTCGCGCTCGCCGCGGAGGCGGACGTCGACCTCTCGATCGAGGAGTTCGACGAGATCTCCCGGCGGACGCCCAAGATCGCGAACCTCCAGCCCGGCGGCACGCGCGTCATGCTCGACCTCCACGAGGTCGGCGGCGTCCCGGTCGTTATGCGCCGCCTGCTCGCGGGCGGCTACCTCCACGGCAACGCGATGACCGTCACCGGCCGCACCGTCGCCGAGGAACTCGCCCACCTCGAGGAGCGCGGCGCGCTCCCCGAGGACGACGCCATCGAGGCGGACTTCCTCTACACGACCGACGAGCCTTACTCCGAGGAGGGCGCCATCAAGGTGCTCACCGGCAACCTCGCGCCCGACGGAGCGGTGCTGAAAGTCACCGGCGACGACGCGTTCCACCACGAGGGACCGGCCCGCGTGTTCGAGGACGAGGAGTCCGCGATGGCGTACGTCCAGTCGGGCGACATCGAGTCGGGCGACGTGCTCGTCATCCGGAATGAGGGGCCACGCGGCGGCCCGGGGATGCGCGAGATGCTCGGCGTCACCGCCGCGGTCGTCGGCGCGGGCCACGAGGACGACGTCGCGCTGCTGACCGACGGACGCTTCTCGGGCGCGACCCGCGGCCCGATGGTCGGCCACGTCGCCCCCGAGGCGGCGGACGGCGGCCCGATCGGCCTGGTCGAGGACGGCGACACGGTGACCGTGGACATCCCGAGCCGCGAGCTTTCGGTGGATCTGGACGACGACGAACTGGAGCGGCGTGCTGACGACTGGGAGCCGCGGGAGCCGGCGTACGTCGGCGGCGTGCTGGCGAAATACGCGCGCGACTTCGGGAGTGCTGCTAACGGTGCGGTGACGAATCCGAAGGCGAAACGGGAGTAG
- a CDS encoding ABC transporter permease, whose amino-acid sequence MRGRRLLVRLAEACLTVFVGLTATFAIVTVAPNTAVEGAVASASFASGGELNESELAALRETYRAARGLDRPLSARYVGYMLHMVTLQWGVSFSLDAPVTALVADRMARTLRYAIPGFLLAVVFGVTGGLYSTAREGTLRAAAIRVGGYLAFGIPNFWIAGVLLWVLALPPVAAALGPAWWLTRWAFPALLLATTLFASQLAYTRSETREVVGADFVRYLHAKGLSGRTVALRVLRNVVGPIAALFVTDLLAVLVVAIYVIEFAFGIPGFGRLSYDAAIERDMPLLLGTAVVVIVIGVLGNLLSDVIASAADPRTREGGES is encoded by the coding sequence GTGAGGGGACGCCGGCTCCTCGTCCGCCTCGCCGAGGCGTGTCTCACGGTGTTCGTCGGGCTCACGGCCACGTTCGCCATCGTGACCGTCGCGCCGAACACGGCGGTCGAGGGCGCGGTCGCGAGCGCCTCGTTCGCCTCCGGCGGCGAGTTGAACGAGAGCGAACTGGCGGCGCTCCGGGAGACGTACCGCGCGGCACGCGGACTCGACCGCCCGCTCTCGGCCCGCTACGTCGGGTACATGCTCCACATGGTCACGCTCCAGTGGGGCGTCTCCTTCAGCCTCGACGCGCCCGTGACCGCGCTGGTGGCCGACCGGATGGCGCGGACGCTCCGCTACGCGATTCCGGGGTTCCTCCTCGCGGTCGTGTTCGGCGTCACGGGCGGGCTCTACAGCACCGCGCGGGAGGGCACCCTCCGGGCCGCCGCGATCCGGGTGGGCGGGTATCTCGCGTTCGGGATCCCGAACTTCTGGATCGCCGGGGTGCTGCTGTGGGTGCTCGCGCTCCCGCCGGTCGCGGCCGCGCTCGGGCCTGCTTGGTGGCTCACGCGCTGGGCGTTCCCGGCGCTGCTGCTCGCGACGACGCTGTTCGCCAGCCAGCTCGCCTACACGCGCTCGGAGACCCGCGAGGTCGTCGGCGCGGACTTCGTCCGCTACCTCCACGCGAAGGGGCTCTCGGGACGAACGGTCGCGTTGCGGGTGCTCCGGAACGTCGTCGGCCCCATCGCGGCGCTGTTCGTCACGGACCTGCTCGCGGTGCTGGTCGTCGCCATCTACGTCATCGAGTTCGCGTTCGGCATCCCGGGGTTCGGCCGGCTCTCCTACGACGCGGCCATCGAGCGCGACATGCCGCTGCTGCTCGGGACGGCGGTCGTGGTGATCGTGATCGGCGTCCTCGGCAACCTCCTCAGCGACGTGATCGCCAGCGCTGCTGACCCGCGAACCAGGGAGGGGGGTGAGTCGTGA
- a CDS encoding aminotransferase class I/II-fold pyridoxal phosphate-dependent enzyme produces the protein MEIAPFELERWFAEYEHEADIMLAESGIRSLHADRFDLDVGELGYVIPTNGDPDLRADLGARYDRSADEVLFTCGTQEANFLTFMALLGSEHGDEAVVVTPTYQALDGLPEAFGEVTRVGLEPPEWELDVDAVAEAVTDDTAVVVLANPNNPTGRYHPEATVRELYDVAAAHDAYLLCDEVYRLLTEDPLPPVASFGERGLSTASLTKAYGLAGTRFGWLVGDGSVVDAAWEWKDYTTISPSAFGQHLARQALGEQEDEILRENRHLARKHHDMVAAWLDEHGLDWHDPVGVNGFVTVPDGFDGSREFCRTVVEDASVVLAPGDVFGHDDYFRIGFGLPTDELEDGLARVGRVLAE, from the coding sequence ATGGAGATCGCACCGTTCGAACTCGAACGATGGTTCGCCGAGTACGAGCACGAGGCGGATATCATGCTCGCCGAATCCGGCATCAGATCGCTGCACGCCGACCGGTTCGACCTCGACGTGGGCGAACTGGGGTACGTCATCCCGACGAACGGCGACCCGGACCTGCGGGCCGACCTCGGGGCGCGCTACGACCGGAGCGCGGACGAGGTGCTGTTCACCTGTGGCACCCAGGAGGCGAACTTCCTGACGTTCATGGCGCTGCTGGGCTCCGAACACGGCGACGAGGCGGTCGTCGTCACGCCGACGTACCAGGCGCTCGACGGCCTCCCCGAGGCGTTCGGCGAGGTGACCCGCGTCGGTCTCGAACCGCCCGAATGGGAACTCGACGTCGACGCCGTCGCCGAGGCCGTCACCGACGACACCGCGGTCGTGGTGCTGGCGAACCCGAACAACCCGACCGGGCGCTACCATCCCGAGGCGACCGTGAGAGAGCTCTACGACGTGGCGGCCGCCCACGACGCCTACCTGCTCTGTGACGAGGTGTACCGACTGCTCACGGAGGACCCGCTCCCGCCGGTCGCGTCGTTCGGCGAGCGGGGGCTCTCGACCGCGAGCCTCACGAAGGCGTACGGGCTCGCGGGCACCCGGTTCGGCTGGCTCGTCGGCGACGGGTCGGTCGTCGATGCGGCCTGGGAGTGGAAGGACTACACGACCATCTCGCCCTCGGCGTTCGGCCAGCACCTCGCGCGGCAGGCGCTGGGCGAGCAGGAGGACGAAATCTTGCGTGAGAACCGCCACCTGGCCCGGAAACACCACGACATGGTCGCGGCGTGGCTCGACGAGCACGGCCTCGACTGGCACGACCCGGTCGGCGTCAACGGGTTCGTCACGGTGCCGGACGGGTTCGACGGGTCCCGCGAGTTCTGCCGGACGGTGGTCGAGGACGCGTCGGTCGTGCTCGCGCCGGGGGACGTGTTCGGGCACGACGACTACTTCCGCATCGGGTTCGGGCTCCCGACCGACGAACTCGAGGACGGACTGGCCCGCGTCGGGCGCGTGCTCGCCGAGTAG
- the speB gene encoding agmatinase, translating to MTAPFPGARAAGDGGDSATYHLVGAPLDATTTFRPGTRFGPDRVRRFAEPFDDYDRRTDSFFSDAGVRDAGDVRAWDDVPAYLDHLTGELRGAVIDDALPLTLGGEHTVTWAGVRATEPDVLVVLDAHLDLRDEYDGNPLNHACVLRRCLDGFDDGDPPTVEELVVVGARTGAREEWERADRDDVTVVAPEDAAEWREHAPDLAGRDVYLSVDVDAADPGFAPGTGTMEPFGLGPRELREVVRGVAGRCVGFDVVEVNDRDDGQTAALAGKLVREFVHSHRADSDS from the coding sequence ATGACTGCCCCGTTCCCGGGCGCGCGGGCGGCCGGCGACGGGGGCGACTCGGCGACCTACCACCTCGTCGGCGCGCCGCTCGACGCGACGACCACCTTCCGGCCGGGGACGCGGTTCGGCCCCGACCGCGTCCGCCGGTTCGCGGAACCGTTCGACGACTACGACCGCCGTACCGACTCGTTCTTCTCCGATGCGGGGGTCCGCGACGCCGGCGACGTCCGCGCCTGGGACGACGTGCCGGCCTACCTCGATCACCTGACCGGCGAACTCCGCGGCGCGGTCATCGACGACGCGCTCCCGCTCACGCTGGGCGGCGAGCACACGGTCACCTGGGCGGGCGTCCGCGCGACGGAACCCGACGTGCTCGTCGTCCTCGACGCCCACCTCGACCTCCGCGACGAGTACGACGGCAACCCCCTGAACCACGCCTGCGTCCTGCGGCGGTGTCTCGACGGGTTCGACGACGGCGACCCTCCGACCGTCGAGGAACTGGTCGTGGTCGGCGCGCGGACCGGCGCGCGAGAGGAGTGGGAGCGCGCCGACCGGGACGACGTCACGGTCGTCGCCCCCGAGGACGCCGCCGAGTGGCGCGAGCACGCGCCGGACCTGGCGGGTCGGGACGTCTACCTCTCGGTCGACGTCGACGCGGCGGACCCGGGGTTCGCCCCCGGGACCGGCACCATGGAGCCGTTCGGGCTGGGGCCCCGCGAACTGCGCGAGGTGGTTCGGGGCGTGGCCGGCCGCTGTGTCGGGTTCGACGTCGTCGAGGTGAACGACCGCGACGACGGCCAGACGGCCGCGCTGGCCGGGAAACTGGTGCGCGAGTTCGTCCACTCTCACCGGGCCGATTCCGACTCGTGA
- a CDS encoding twin-arginine translocation signal domain-containing protein, whose protein sequence is MTNPSPATESTATDGPPTSRRRFLSAVAAAGTAGVAGLSGCLSGAPEEPERPWVERTAGDPPGTVVEGRVRLSRGQYATIPLRWPESEGPASVSGTMTERLSLPFDVFTFGPDALAAYTEGSEADGLSSLSESGTTRAMFRDVRLAHGEYAMVVDNTRFGGEPGYDEISVSVSVELEY, encoded by the coding sequence GTGACGAACCCGTCGCCCGCGACCGAGTCGACTGCCACGGACGGACCACCGACGTCCCGACGCCGGTTCCTGTCCGCTGTCGCGGCGGCGGGCACCGCCGGCGTCGCGGGGCTGTCTGGCTGTCTCTCCGGCGCTCCCGAGGAGCCCGAGCGACCGTGGGTCGAGCGAACGGCGGGCGACCCGCCCGGAACCGTGGTCGAGGGTCGCGTCAGGCTCTCGCGGGGCCAGTACGCGACGATACCCCTCCGCTGGCCCGAAAGCGAGGGTCCGGCGAGCGTCTCGGGGACGATGACCGAGCGACTCTCGCTCCCGTTCGACGTGTTCACGTTCGGGCCCGACGCGCTCGCGGCGTACACGGAGGGGAGCGAGGCCGACGGGCTGTCGTCGCTCTCCGAGTCCGGGACGACGCGGGCCATGTTCCGGGACGTGCGACTCGCCCACGGCGAGTACGCGATGGTCGTGGACAACACGCGCTTTGGCGGCGAGCCGGGGTACGACGAGATCTCGGTGTCGGTGTCCGTGGAACTGGAGTACTGA